The following proteins are encoded in a genomic region of Streptomyces lunaelactis:
- the lysA gene encoding diaminopimelate decarboxylase — translation MSRSAHPAGPRHADVMPEGHYSAPPTDLNVLDEKVWAKTVTRNDDGVVSVGGIEVPRLAEEFGTPAYFLDEADFRARCRAWADAFGKDADVFYAGKAFLSRAVVKWLYEEGLNLDVCSGGELTTALDAGMPAERIAFHGNNKSTEEIERAVDAGVGRIVLDSFQEIVRVAHIAQSRGKRQRVQIRVTVGVEAHTHEFIATAHEDQKFGIPLAGGQAAEAVRRALKLDGLELIGIHSHIGSQIFDTSGFEVAAHRVVRLLADIRDEHGIELPEIDLGGGLGIAYTSDDDPREPHDIAKALNEIVTRECDASRLRTPRISVEPGRAIVGPTAFTLYEVGTVKPLEGLRTYVSVDGGMSDNIRTALYDAEYSVALVSRRSDAQPMLARVVGKHCESGDIVVKDAFLPADLAPGDLIAVPATGAYCRSMASNYNHALRPPVVAVKGGEARVIVRRETEEDLLRLDVG, via the coding sequence ATGAGCCGTTCCGCACACCCCGCCGGGCCCCGTCACGCCGATGTCATGCCCGAGGGGCACTACTCCGCCCCGCCCACCGATCTCAACGTCCTCGACGAGAAGGTCTGGGCGAAGACCGTCACCAGGAACGACGACGGCGTCGTCTCCGTCGGCGGGATCGAAGTCCCCAGGCTCGCCGAGGAGTTCGGCACCCCCGCCTACTTCCTCGACGAGGCCGACTTCCGTGCCCGCTGCCGCGCCTGGGCCGACGCCTTCGGCAAGGATGCGGACGTGTTCTACGCCGGGAAGGCGTTCCTCTCCCGGGCGGTAGTGAAGTGGCTCTACGAAGAAGGACTCAACCTCGACGTCTGCTCCGGCGGCGAGCTCACCACCGCCCTCGACGCCGGTATGCCCGCCGAGCGCATCGCCTTCCACGGGAACAACAAGTCGACCGAGGAGATCGAAAGGGCCGTCGACGCCGGCGTCGGGCGCATCGTTCTCGACTCCTTCCAGGAGATCGTCCGCGTCGCGCACATCGCCCAGAGCCGCGGTAAGCGCCAGCGCGTCCAGATCCGCGTGACCGTAGGGGTGGAAGCGCACACGCACGAGTTCATCGCCACCGCGCACGAGGACCAGAAGTTCGGCATCCCGCTCGCGGGCGGGCAGGCCGCCGAAGCCGTACGGCGTGCCCTCAAGCTCGACGGGCTCGAGCTCATCGGCATCCACTCGCACATCGGCTCGCAGATCTTCGACACCTCCGGCTTCGAGGTGGCCGCCCATCGCGTCGTCCGCCTCCTGGCGGACATCAGGGACGAGCACGGGATCGAGCTGCCCGAGATCGACCTCGGCGGCGGCCTCGGTATCGCGTACACCTCCGACGACGACCCCCGCGAGCCGCACGACATCGCCAAGGCCCTCAACGAGATCGTCACCCGCGAGTGCGACGCCTCCAGGCTGCGCACCCCCCGGATCTCCGTCGAGCCCGGCCGCGCCATCGTCGGGCCCACCGCGTTCACGCTGTACGAGGTCGGCACCGTCAAGCCGCTCGAGGGCCTGCGGACGTACGTCTCCGTCGACGGCGGCATGTCGGACAACATCCGTACCGCCTTGTACGACGCCGAGTACAGCGTCGCGCTCGTCTCCCGCCGCTCCGACGCCCAGCCGATGCTGGCCCGCGTCGTCGGCAAGCACTGCGAGAGCGGCGACATCGTCGTCAAGGACGCCTTCCTGCCCGCCGACCTGGCGCCCGGCGACCTCATCGCCGTGCCCGCCACCGGCGCGTACTGCCGTTCCATGGCCAGCAACTACAACCACGCGCTGCGTCCGCCCGTCGTCGCCGTCAAGGGCGGCGAGGCGCGCGTGATCGTCCGGCGTGAGACGGAGGAAGATCTCCTGCGTCTCGACGTCGGATAG
- the nrtL gene encoding ArgS-related anticodon-binding protein NrtL gives MTPAELSRTVLHAVCRAVEDGVLRVPVPVPESVRVERPRPGGSGDYATNVALRLAGPAGRQPREVAEILRSRVAGTRGIERVEITGPGFLNFTLGEGAQQALVRDVLWCGREYGHGTALEGVRIMFVPVEELRAGILTHTVVQLLRTQGAAAGVQPDAREMLRPVPAPSRDLFERLGPDAARWALLSVAAHDHPLAGDELLTQHEANPLFRVRYAYSRTRALTRNAAQLGFDSDPRQHVDAPALTTAIGDYPAVLASAARLRAPDRLARHLESTADALLGFQHTVLPFGDEKPSAAHRSRLALAEAAGTVLAGGLSLLGIGAPDYL, from the coding sequence GTGACCCCCGCCGAGCTCTCCCGAACCGTGCTGCACGCCGTGTGCCGCGCGGTGGAGGACGGTGTGCTGCGGGTGCCCGTGCCCGTGCCCGAGAGCGTCAGGGTTGAGCGGCCGCGGCCCGGGGGGTCCGGGGACTACGCCACCAATGTCGCGCTGCGTCTGGCGGGGCCGGCCGGGCGGCAGCCCCGCGAGGTGGCCGAGATTCTGCGGTCCCGGGTGGCCGGCACGCGCGGGATCGAGCGGGTCGAGATCACCGGACCCGGGTTTCTGAACTTCACCCTCGGCGAGGGTGCTCAGCAGGCGCTCGTACGGGATGTGCTGTGGTGCGGCAGGGAGTACGGGCACGGGACCGCCCTCGAAGGGGTACGGATCATGTTCGTGCCCGTCGAGGAGCTTCGGGCCGGGATCCTCACGCACACCGTCGTACAGCTGCTGCGTACCCAGGGCGCCGCTGCCGGTGTCCAGCCCGACGCGCGGGAGATGCTCCGCCCGGTTCCCGCCCCGTCCCGGGACCTGTTCGAGAGGCTCGGGCCCGACGCCGCCCGCTGGGCCCTCCTCTCCGTCGCCGCGCACGACCACCCCTTGGCCGGGGACGAGCTGCTCACGCAGCACGAGGCCAATCCCCTCTTCCGGGTCCGGTACGCGTACTCACGTACCCGCGCCCTCACACGCAACGCCGCCCAGCTCGGCTTCGACAGCGATCCGCGGCAGCACGTCGACGCCCCCGCCCTCACCACCGCCATCGGCGACTACCCCGCCGTCCTCGCCTCCGCCGCACGCCTCCGCGCGCCCGACCGGCTCGCCCGGCATCTGGAGAGCACCGCCGACGCGCTCCTCGGCTTCCAGCACACCGTGCTGCCGTTCGGCGACGAGAAACCCTCGGCCGCCCACCGTTCCCGCCTCGCGCTCGCCGAAGCCGCCGGGACGGTGCTCGCCGGTGGCCTGTCCCTGCTCGGCATCGGCGCACCTGACTACCTGTGA
- a CDS encoding homoserine dehydrogenase, producing the protein MMRTRPLKVALLGCGVVGSEVARIMTTHADDLAARIGAPVELAGVAVRRPSKVREGIDPGLITTDATALVKRGDIDVVIEVIGGIEPARSLITAAFEHGASVVSANKALLAEDGATLYAAAEEHGKDLYFEAAVAGAIPLIRPLRESLAGDKVNRVLGIVNGTTNFILDKMDSSGAGYSEALDEATALGYAEADPTADVEGFDAAAKAAILAGIAFHTRVRLDDVYREGLTEVTASDIASARRMGCTVKLLAICERASDGKSVTARVHPAMIPLSHPLASVREAYNAVFVEAEAAGQLMFYGPGAGGSPTASAVLGDLVAVCRNKLAESTGPGESAYTQLPVSPMGDVVTRYHISLDVADKPGVLAQVATVFAEHGVSIDTVRQQGRQDGSGEASLVVVTHRAPDAALSGTVEALRKLDTVRGVASIMRVEGE; encoded by the coding sequence ATGATGCGTACGCGTCCGCTGAAGGTGGCGCTGCTGGGCTGTGGAGTGGTCGGCTCAGAGGTGGCGCGCATCATGACGACGCACGCCGACGACCTCGCCGCGCGCATCGGAGCCCCCGTCGAGCTCGCCGGGGTCGCCGTCCGCCGGCCCTCCAAGGTGCGGGAAGGCATTGACCCGGGCCTCATCACCACGGACGCGACAGCCCTGGTCAAACGCGGCGACATCGACGTCGTCATCGAGGTCATCGGCGGTATCGAGCCCGCCCGCTCCCTCATCACCGCCGCCTTCGAGCACGGCGCGTCCGTCGTCTCCGCCAACAAGGCGCTGCTCGCCGAGGACGGTGCGACCCTCTACGCCGCCGCCGAGGAGCACGGCAAGGACCTCTACTTCGAGGCAGCGGTCGCCGGTGCGATTCCGCTGATCAGGCCGCTGCGCGAGTCCCTCGCCGGCGACAAGGTCAACCGGGTGCTCGGCATCGTCAACGGCACGACCAACTTCATCCTCGACAAGATGGACAGCTCAGGGGCGGGGTATTCCGAGGCCCTCGACGAAGCCACCGCCCTGGGGTACGCGGAAGCCGACCCGACCGCCGACGTCGAGGGCTTCGACGCCGCCGCCAAGGCCGCCATCCTCGCCGGGATCGCCTTCCACACCCGCGTACGCCTCGACGACGTCTACCGCGAGGGCCTGACCGAGGTCACCGCCTCCGACATCGCCTCCGCCAGGCGCATGGGCTGCACCGTCAAGCTCCTCGCCATCTGCGAGCGCGCGTCCGACGGCAAGTCCGTCACCGCCCGCGTCCACCCGGCGATGATTCCGCTCAGCCACCCGCTCGCCTCCGTCCGCGAGGCGTACAACGCCGTCTTCGTCGAGGCCGAGGCCGCCGGGCAGCTGATGTTCTACGGTCCGGGCGCCGGCGGTTCGCCGACCGCGTCCGCGGTGCTCGGCGACCTCGTCGCCGTCTGCCGCAACAAGCTCGCCGAGTCCACCGGACCCGGCGAGTCCGCGTACACCCAGCTGCCCGTGAGCCCCATGGGCGACGTGGTGACGCGGTACCACATCAGCCTCGACGTGGCCGACAAGCCTGGCGTACTCGCCCAGGTCGCGACGGTCTTCGCCGAGCACGGCGTATCCATCGATACGGTACGTCAGCAAGGTCGACAGGACGGAAGCGGCGAGGCCTCCCTCGTCGTCGTCACCCACCGCGCGCCCGACGCCGCCCTCTCCGGGACCGTCGAGGCGCTGCGCAAGCTCGACACCGTGCGCGGTGTCGCCAGCATCATGCGTGTTGAAGGGGAGTAA